The Deltaproteobacteria bacterium genome window below encodes:
- a CDS encoding CDP-alcohol phosphatidyltransferase family protein: MRELINLPNLLTGSRVILGGVFLFFVLQDVWPTAFWIFLVAAATDLIDGAVARLFDQKTQAGAILDGAADKILMSLGFVSLTAKGWLPLWLTVFVLLKDLMVTGGIVYFRIKKVALTYHASILSKSATFFQILTLSFALLNASFGVGDFVYGYDRLLAGLLTAMATIQYFYMGLGILRESQCAR, encoded by the coding sequence ATGAGGGAATTGATAAACCTCCCCAATCTTCTGACCGGATCTCGAGTCATTCTCGGAGGTGTCTTTCTCTTTTTTGTCCTGCAGGACGTTTGGCCGACCGCCTTCTGGATTTTCCTGGTTGCGGCAGCGACAGATCTGATCGACGGGGCAGTGGCGCGCCTTTTTGATCAAAAAACCCAAGCAGGGGCGATCCTGGATGGGGCAGCTGACAAAATTCTCATGTCCTTGGGCTTTGTTTCCCTGACAGCGAAGGGGTGGCTGCCTCTCTGGCTCACCGTTTTCGTCCTTTTGAAAGATCTTATGGTCACAGGCGGTATTGTTTATTTTCGAATAAAAAAAGTTGCTCTCACCTATCACGCCTCGATTCTTTCAAAATCAGCGACCTTTTTTCAGATCTTGACCCTCTCCTTCGCACTTTTGAACGCCTCTTTTGGGGTTGGGGATTTCGTTTATGGTTATGATCGCCTCCTGGCCGGGTTATTGACAGCGATGGCGACCATTCAATATTTTTATATGGGGTTAGGGATCCTCAGGGAGTCTCAATGCGCAAGGTGA
- a CDS encoding metallophosphoesterase has translation MRKVKIIVSDFHIGKGVFLPNGTRNPLEDFFYDTKFIEFLQYHRAGEYENADVELICNGDFFNHLQLDYYERHPEWISEKVALSRTDAILKGHPEVFAEMKRFAETPNHRILFMLGNHDPGLLFPSIAERLRKAFGTNVSVRTTPYRFDGVHVEHGNQFFADNAYNTERLFLKRDLPEPIVNLPWGSYFVIHYLNEVRRERPYFHKVYPFKYYLRWALIHDTVFALKSIFRILFYFCRLRFTKDPHRRSSFVRTIQIIKEVGLSPRLDLEAKKILLTEREAHVVIFGHSHHAVMRQFAPGKVYLNTGVWNEQLSLEMSDPGKVVRLTYGQLDYDEHGVPHPSLKEWKGSHRIIEEVIG, from the coding sequence ATGCGCAAGGTGAAAATTATTGTCAGCGATTTTCATATCGGAAAAGGGGTTTTCCTGCCGAATGGAACCAGAAACCCTCTGGAGGATTTTTTTTATGACACAAAGTTTATTGAGTTTCTTCAATATCATCGGGCAGGGGAGTACGAAAATGCCGATGTCGAACTTATTTGTAACGGTGATTTTTTTAATCATCTTCAGCTTGATTATTACGAGAGGCATCCCGAGTGGATTTCGGAAAAGGTTGCGTTGTCGAGGACTGACGCAATCCTGAAGGGACATCCGGAGGTCTTCGCCGAAATGAAACGTTTTGCCGAAACCCCGAATCACCGGATTCTCTTCATGTTGGGAAACCATGATCCCGGTCTTCTCTTTCCCTCCATTGCGGAGAGGCTCAGAAAGGCGTTTGGAACCAATGTCTCCGTCAGGACGACGCCGTATCGCTTCGACGGAGTTCATGTCGAGCATGGAAACCAGTTTTTTGCCGACAACGCCTATAATACCGAACGGTTATTTTTAAAAAGGGATCTCCCGGAGCCGATTGTGAATCTCCCATGGGGAAGTTACTTCGTCATTCATTATCTCAATGAAGTCAGGAGAGAGCGCCCCTATTTTCACAAAGTTTATCCCTTCAAATACTATCTCCGCTGGGCCTTGATCCACGATACCGTTTTCGCCTTGAAATCGATCTTCCGGATCCTCTTTTATTTCTGCCGGCTTCGTTTCACAAAAGACCCGCATCGGCGCTCCTCTTTTGTGCGCACGATCCAGATCATCAAGGAGGTAGGGTTATCTCCACGTCTCGATCTTGAGGCGAAGAAGATCCTCTTAACCGAGCGAGAGGCCCATGTTGTCATCTTCGGCCATAGCCACCACGCGGTGATGCGGCAGTTTGCCCCGGGAAAGGTCTATCTAAATACCGGCGTCTGGAATGAACAGCTCTCACTCGAGATGTCGGATCCCGGCAAGGTGGTCCGGCTGACCTATGGTCAGCTTGATTACGATGAACATGGCGTTCCCCATCCGTCTTTGAAGGAGTGGAAGGGGAGTCATCGGATTATCGAGGAGGTGATTGGATAA
- the hflX gene encoding GTPase HflX, with protein sequence MELQLRPCSNLVEKALLVGLFRNRREKFDHENSLEELKLLAFSAGAEVILQRLCELKEFHPATLIGRGKVDELALEVKELGINIVIFDEDLTPTQNRNLEEMFGCKVIDRTGLILDIFARRAQSREGKIQVELAQLKYLLPRLAGHGHELSRLGGGIGTRGPGETQLEMDQRRVRNKISLLTEDLVRLRAHREIHRRKREGVPIATVSIVGYTNAGKSTLMNRLTGAGVPVADQLFMTLDPTVRRLKLPSGREILLADTVGFVRKLPHQLIEAFYATFEEAGASDLLLHLIDVSRSGAAERISVVENVLRELRLDDRPLLRVFNKTDQNSIPRPEGVELVLGDQFISALQGDGLEALLEAVDEKLAESFQRVSFMIPHADGAVLSQLYSHSRVLERTDGREGVLLQAEVSEKYFNKFKKFRTLPR encoded by the coding sequence TTGGAGCTTCAGTTACGACCTTGCAGTAACCTTGTTGAAAAGGCCCTCCTTGTCGGTCTTTTCCGAAACCGACGCGAAAAATTCGATCACGAAAATTCATTAGAAGAACTAAAACTTTTGGCCTTTTCCGCCGGGGCAGAGGTCATTCTTCAGAGATTATGCGAATTAAAGGAGTTTCATCCCGCCACCCTGATCGGTCGTGGGAAGGTTGATGAGCTTGCCTTGGAAGTCAAAGAGCTTGGCATTAACATCGTCATTTTTGATGAAGATCTCACGCCGACGCAAAATCGAAATCTTGAAGAGATGTTTGGATGCAAGGTCATTGACCGAACCGGTCTGATCCTGGACATCTTTGCCAGGCGTGCGCAGTCCCGAGAAGGTAAGATTCAGGTCGAACTGGCCCAGCTCAAATATCTTTTGCCAAGGTTGGCTGGCCATGGGCATGAGCTTTCGCGATTGGGAGGCGGTATCGGGACACGCGGACCTGGTGAAACACAGTTGGAAATGGATCAGCGGCGCGTTCGGAACAAAATAAGTCTCCTCACAGAGGATCTTGTTCGACTCCGAGCCCATCGGGAGATCCATAGACGAAAAAGGGAAGGGGTGCCGATCGCGACGGTTTCTATCGTTGGGTATACGAACGCCGGAAAATCAACCCTCATGAACCGTTTGACCGGCGCAGGGGTCCCTGTGGCCGATCAGCTTTTTATGACGCTGGATCCGACGGTCCGTCGCCTGAAGCTCCCATCGGGGAGAGAGATCCTTTTGGCGGATACCGTCGGTTTCGTCCGTAAACTTCCACACCAACTGATCGAGGCCTTCTATGCGACATTTGAGGAGGCGGGGGCCTCTGATCTGCTTCTTCATCTGATCGATGTGAGCCGCTCAGGGGCTGCTGAGCGGATTTCTGTCGTCGAAAATGTCCTTCGGGAGCTTCGGCTGGACGACAGGCCTCTTTTGCGTGTTTTTAACAAAACCGACCAGAATTCGATCCCGAGACCCGAAGGGGTTGAGCTAGTGCTAGGGGATCAATTCATCTCCGCCCTTCAGGGAGATGGTTTGGAGGCGTTATTAGAGGCTGTGGATGAAAAACTTGCCGAATCTTTTCAACGTGTCTCTTTCATGATTCCGCATGCCGATGGGGCTGTTCTGTCGCAGCTTTACAGTCATTCACGGGTTTTGGAAAGAACCGATGGGCGTGAGGGGGTCCTCCTTCAGGCGGAGGTCTCAGAAAAGTACTTCAATAAATTCAAAAAATTTCGTACCCTCCCTCGCTAA